From a single Ischnura elegans chromosome 7, ioIscEleg1.1, whole genome shotgun sequence genomic region:
- the LOC124162641 gene encoding nucleolar protein dao-5-like: protein MGLKPRWFRAHMNIAKPKFHGLRTADVASTSSASATIAVNGYFHQRDFDNAEDRITLEVIQRPLSEVSPATTADAPKNTKTNKKRPKSTPSQADTATTQSTDASGSRDEATAKGTVTNGEVPRARAEPPRGKVKAAPSPATPKGKAKPASKNTAPVPDPTNETVNPLFALVGKRAGTAQKPAEEARGTGDGEATVSGAEGGGAGATAKSQDKKGKKKKEPQEPKPIKEKVAKEKATKEKPAKDKSAKDKPAKDKPAKEKTTKNFLSRKDKNQKGDNSGDKSKAPKPPEVDPGAPKMRNPLLSYGNDARAQQSEVEYKRRARRWSDDEDEEEEFLRTGNIKVKAPVAGAPSQGMKKVAVERKAISSYDDDDEFDA from the coding sequence ATGGGTTTGAAACCACGATGGTTCCGGGCGCACATGAACATTGCCAAACCTAAGTTCCACGGCCTGAGAACAGCCGACGTTGCCTCCACATCCTCCGCCTCGGCCACCATTGCCGTCAACGGGTACTTCCACCAGAGGGACTTCGACAACGCTGAGGATCGGATCACTCTAGAGGTGATCCAAAGACCGCTCAGCGAGGTATCGCCAGCGACAACAGCGGACGCTCCTAAAAACACCAAAACCAACAAAAAGAGACCCAAATCCACTCCTTCCCAAGCTGATACAGCAACAACCCAAAGTACTGACGCGTCCGGTTCGCGAGATGAGGCCACCGCCAAGGGCACGGTCACAAATGGGGAGGTCCCGCGAGCCAGAGCCGAACCTCCCCGAGGAAAGGTCAAAGCAGCCCCCTCGCCCGCTACTCCCAAGGGAAAGGCAAAGCCAGCTTCCAAGAATACCGCGCCGGTGCCCGATCCTACCAACGAAACCGTGAACCCATTGTTCGCTCTGGTTGGCAAGAGAGCGGGGACCGCCCAGAAACCAGCGGAAGAGGCAAGGGGGACAGGCGATGGGGAAGCCACCGTCTCCGGAGCGGAGGGAGGCGGAGCCGGAGCTACGGCAAAGAGTCAGGACAAGAAGGGCAAGAAGAAGAAAGAGCCCCAGGAACCTAAGCCCATCAAGGAGAAGGTTGCCAAAGAGAAGGCAACCAAGGAGAAGCCAGCAAAGGACAAATCGGCCAAGGATAAGCCGGCAAAGGATAAACCAGCCAAGGAGAAGACCACCAAGAATTTCCTATCGAGGAAAGACAAGAACCAGAAGGGAGACAACTCCGGGGACAAATCTAAGGCGCCCAAACCGCCGGAGGTCGACCCCGGGGCTCCCAAAATGAGGAACCCACTGCTGTCGTACGGCAACGACGCGAGAGCTCAACAATCCGAAGTTGAGTACAAGAGGAGGGCTCGACGATGGAGCGACGATGAGGACGAAGAGGAGGAATTCCTCAGGACGGGTAACATAAAAGTGAAGGCTCCCGTGGCAGGTGCACCCTCGCAGGGCATGAAAAAGGTCGCGGTAGAGAGGAAGGCCATCAGTAGTTACGACGACGACGACGAATTCGACGCATAG
- the LOC124162647 gene encoding uncharacterized protein LOC124162647 — translation MGSAVTIIFSTLGTILAIVVLVRLIIYLCRRRHRHRHCAHDAKVVEVITVENAGHTPFCAPRQDYQSTGCSTCQTHHGHGYQGCTCNHPPAAAPYGAHPMPPTHYNHAAR, via the exons ATGG GTTCGGCGGTCACAATAATATTTTCGACCCTCGGCACCATCCTTGCCATCGTAGTGCTAGTCCGACTGATCATCTACCTGTGCAGGCGACGTCACAGGCATCGCCACTGTGCCCACGACGCCAAAGTGGTGGAGGTGATCACGGTGGAGAACGCGGGCCACACGCCCTTCTGTGCACCGAGGCAAGACTACCAATCGACGGGATGCAGCACATGTCAAACGCACCACGGCCACGGGTACCAGGGTTGCACTTGCAACCACCCGCCGGCTGCTGCGCCCTACGGAGCGCATCCGATGCCGCCAACGCACTACAACCATGCCGCCAGATGA
- the LOC124162646 gene encoding uncharacterized protein LOC124162646: MNELIILYVGLAVTFAILVLGLGKAMLWCRRNNRCKFFISEATVMEVRTVEVAALPPQTHCHCCQPPWTITLDPKAVNPMTLTGYPPPWPNDFVSPRMGFYFLEPPSYEQATNTETTHHARI, translated from the exons ATGA ACGAACTCATCATACTCTACGTCGGGTTAGCTGTCACATTCGCCATACTTGTGTTGGGGCTGGGAAAAGCCATGCTTTGGTGTCGGAGAAACAACCGCTGTAAATTCTTCATCTCGGAAGCGACGGTCATGGAGGTGAGGACAGTTGAAGTAGCCGCTCTACCCCCGCAGACGCACTGTCACTGCTGCCAACCGCCTTGGACGATTACCCTGGACCCCAAGGCGGTAAATCCAATGACACTGACGGGCTACCCTCCTCCATGGCCTAACGATTTTGTATCCCCACGTATGGGATTCTATTTCCTTGAGCCACCTTCCTACGAACAGGCAACCAACACGGAGACAACCCATCATGCAAGGATATGA
- the LOC124162643 gene encoding uncharacterized protein LOC124162643, whose protein sequence is MGELDTAAEFISLYIGLAVVFAMLVLGLGKAMLWCRRNNHCKFLFPQPRIVAVRTVETAVLPPQTQCHSCQPPWTNTQGPETGYPVTPTGGYPPSRPYEPASPPIGFYVPPPPSYEQATSNDTTQHARL, encoded by the coding sequence CCGAATTCATCTCACTCTACATTGGGCTAGCAGTGGTATTCGCTATGCTTGTGTTGGGGCTGGGCAAAGCCATGCTATGGTGTCGGAGAAACAACCACTGTAAATTCCTCTTTCCGCAACCCAGAATCGTGGCGGTGAGGACTGTGGAGACAGCGGTTCTACCCCCGCAGACTCAATGTCACAGCTGCCAACCGCCTTGGACGAATACCCAGGGCCCGGAGACAGGATATCCAGTGACACCGACGGGGGGGTACCCTCCTTCAAGGCCATACGAGCCTGCCTCCCCACCTATAGGATTCTATGTCCCTCCGCCACCTTCCTACGAACAGGCAACCAGCAACGATACAACCCAACATGCACGCCTCTGA